Proteins encoded within one genomic window of Conchiformibius steedae:
- a CDS encoding GbsR/MarR family transcriptional regulator, translating into MKLNPVTEKFILHWGEMGTKWGVNRTVAQIHALLYIIGKPLPADEIVETLGVARSNVSNSIKELQNLQLVQTVHILGDRRDHFTTSADVWTLFRTIVEVRQRREIEPTLHFLQELMDSPEFAHENETAKQRIRQTHDFIGTLTAWTNEMLRLPVTVMSKVLKLGAGIQKLLR; encoded by the coding sequence ATGAAGCTGAATCCCGTTACCGAAAAATTTATCCTGCATTGGGGCGAAATGGGCACCAAATGGGGCGTAAACCGCACTGTGGCACAAATCCATGCCTTGCTTTACATTATCGGCAAGCCTCTGCCCGCCGATGAAATCGTAGAAACCTTGGGCGTGGCGCGTTCCAATGTTTCCAACAGCATCAAAGAATTGCAAAACCTGCAATTGGTGCAAACCGTACATATTTTGGGCGACCGCCGCGACCACTTTACCACTTCTGCCGATGTATGGACGCTGTTCCGCACCATTGTGGAAGTGCGCCAACGCCGTGAAATCGAGCCCACCCTGCATTTTTTGCAAGAGCTGATGGACAGTCCCGAATTTGCACACGAAAACGAAACCGCTAAACAACGCATTAGGCAAACCCATGATTTTATCGGTACTTTAACGGCATGGACCAATGAAATGCTGCGCCTGCCCGTTACCGTGATGAGTAAGGTATTAAAACTGGGCGCAGGCATTCAGAAATTATTGCGCTGA
- a CDS encoding symmetrical bis(5'-nucleosyl)-tetraphosphatase, protein MAHYAIGDLQGCYDQLLALLDKIGFNHGSDTLWLTGDLVNRGPKSLECLQFAMRHESSVCTVLGNHDLHLLAIGYGSGKLKKKDTLAPILQHQDFIKMRDWLRAQPLLLQNDSHVMTHAGVLPQWSFDDAAARAAELEAVLQSDDAETFFAQMYGNLPDTWHDGLQGMERMRMICNVFTRMRVLTLDKRLDLDFKSSYADIPANRCAWFDAPRPLHQGRKIVFGHWSALGLRDEQGVLALDTGALWGGRLTAADLSNHQIYSVAGLPDGDWRTHSN, encoded by the coding sequence ATGGCACATTATGCAATCGGCGATTTGCAGGGTTGTTACGACCAACTGCTTGCTTTGCTGGATAAAATAGGCTTTAACCACGGCAGCGATACGCTGTGGCTGACGGGTGATTTGGTCAATCGTGGTCCGAAGTCTTTGGAATGCCTACAATTTGCCATGCGGCACGAAAGCAGTGTGTGCACGGTATTGGGGAATCACGACCTACATTTGCTCGCCATTGGCTATGGCAGCGGTAAATTAAAGAAAAAAGATACGCTTGCGCCAATTTTGCAGCATCAGGATTTTATTAAAATGCGCGATTGGCTGCGGGCGCAACCTTTGCTGCTGCAAAACGATAGCCATGTGATGACCCATGCGGGGGTGTTGCCGCAGTGGTCGTTTGACGATGCGGCGGCGCGGGCTGCGGAATTGGAAGCGGTGTTGCAAAGTGATGATGCGGAAACCTTTTTCGCGCAAATGTATGGCAATCTGCCCGATACTTGGCACGATGGTTTACAAGGTATGGAACGCATGCGCATGATTTGCAATGTGTTTACCCGAATGCGGGTGCTGACTTTGGATAAGCGTTTGGATTTGGATTTTAAATCCAGTTATGCGGATATACCTGCCAATCGCTGCGCGTGGTTTGATGCGCCGCGCCCCTTGCATCAGGGGCGGAAGATTGTGTTCGGGCATTGGTCGGCGCTGGGTTTGCGTGATGAACAGGGTGTTTTGGCGTTGGATACGGGCGCATTGTGGGGTGGCAGGCTGACGGCGGCGGATTTAAGCAATCACCAAATCTACAGCGTGGCGGGTTTGCCTGACGGCGATTGGCGCACGCATTCCAATTAA